The genomic stretch GACCTGCTGGCGGCCCGGCTGCCGAGCACGCTCGGCCTGGTGGCGTACGCGTCGGTGTTGTTCGTGGTGTTCGGCGTCGCGCTCGGGGTGATGGCGGCCGTGCGCGGCGGGCGTACGGACGCGGCGGTGGTGGCGGGCACGACGTTCGCCACGTCGGTGCCGCCGTTCGTGGTCGCCACCGTGCTGATCTCCCTGTTCGGCGTGCAGCTCGGCTGGTTCCCGGTCATGGGCGGCGGGTCGCTCTGGCACCTGACGCTGCCGGCCGTGACGCTGGCGCTGGGCGCGCTGGCCATCATCAGCCGCGTCACCCGGCAGGCCATGGTGGAGCAGCGCGAGCTCGACCACGTGACCGTGGCCCGCGCCTCCGGCCTGTCCGAGCGGTTGATCGTGGTCAGGCACGTGTTCAGGGGCGCGCTCGGGCCGATCGTGACCATGTGCGGGCTGGTCACGGCCGGGATGCTGGCGGGCACGGTGACCGTGGAGACCGCTTTCGGGCTCAACGGCATCGGCTCGCTGCTGGTCAACGCCATCAACACGCACGACTTCCCGGTGACGCAGGCGGTGCTGCTGCTCATGGTCGCCGCCTACATCGCGGTGACGACATTGGTCGACCTGCTGCAGCCGCTGATCGATCCCCGAGTGAGGCGGACATGACCACACTGGTGCTCTCTCCCCGGGCCACGCGGCCGCTCGGCCACGGGCTCGCCACCGCCTTCCTCGGGCTGGTCGTGGCGGCGGCGGTGCTCGCGCCGCTGGTGGCGCCTTACGAGCCGGACGCGGTCGACCTCGCCGCCACGCTGGCGCCCATGTCGCCCGAGCACCTGCTGGGCGCCGACCAGTCGGGCCGCGACCTGCTGTCCAGGGTCCTCTACGGCGCCCGTACGTCGCTGATCGGCCCGCTGCTGCTGCTGGCCATCGCGTCGGTGCTCGGCGTCGCGCTCGGCACGCTGGCCGCCTGGCACCGCGGCTGGGCGGACGCCGTCGTGTCCCGGGTGACCGACGTCATGTACGCCTTCCCCGGCCTGCTGTTCGTGGTGCTGATCGTGGCCGTCTTCGGCAACGGCATGACCACGGCCGTCATCGCGCTCGGCCTGGCCTACGCGCCGACGATCGCCAAATACACCAGGAGCGTCGCGCTGGGCGAGTGCGCCAAGCCGTACATCGACGCCTACCGCGTCCAGGGCATGGGCGGTCTGGCGATCTGCGTGCGCCATCTGGTGCCCAACATGGCCCGCTCGATCGTCGGCTACCTGGTCGTGCTGTTCGGCGAGGGGCTGATGAGCCTGGCCACGCTGAGCTTCCTCGGCTTCGGCGCGCAGCCGCCGTCGTCCGACTGGGGGCTCATGGTCAAGGAGGGGCAGCCGGCGATCGTGCAGGGCGCGTTCCTGCCGGTGCTGGTGCCGGGCGCGGCCATCGCGCTGGTGGTCGTGTCGTTCAACGTGATCGGCGTACGCCTCGCCGACCGCATGGGCGTGAGGGGGGCGTGATGGTGCTCTCGGTCGAAGGGCTGACGATCGAGGCAGGCGGCCGGCGGCCGATCCTGCGCGAGGTGTCGCTCACCGTCGGCAAGGGCGAGATCGTGGGGCTGGTCGGCGAGTCCGGCTCCGGCAAGTCCACGATCGCCCGCTCGGTGCTGCGGCTGCTGCCTGCTTCGGCCAAGGTCTCCGGACGGGTGCTGGTCTCCGGCGAGGACGTGCTCACCATGGACCCGGCCGCGCTCAGGGACCTGCGGGCCTCCCAGGTGTCGATGATCTACCAGGACCCGCGTTCGTCGCTCAACCCGGTCCGCAGGATCGGCGACTTCCTGACCGAGCGCATGGTGCACACAATGGGCCGGTCGAAGGCCGAGAGCCGCGCGCGGGCGGCCGAGCTGCTGGCGGCGGCCGGCCTGCGCGACCCCGAGCTGCGCATGCGGCAGTACCCGCACGAGTTGTCCGGCGGCATGCTGCAGCGGGTGGTCATCGCCGCCGCGCTGGCCGCCGATCCCGCGTTGCTGCTGGCCGACGAGGCGACGAGCGCGCTCGACGTGACCACGCAGGCCGAGACGCTCGCCCTGCTGCGCCGGGTGCAGGCCGAACGGGAGCTCGGCATGTTGTTCATCACGCACGATCTGCATCTGGCGGCGGCGTTCTGCGACCGGGTGCACGTGTTGTACGCCGGGACCGTCGTCGAGTCGCGGCCGGCCAAGGAGCTCTTCGAGGATCCGCGGCATCCGTACACGGCCGGGCTGCTGGCCTGCACGCCCGAGCTGGGCGACCCCCGCCCGATCCGGCCCATCCCCGGGCGGCCGCCGTCGCTGGACGACGCCTTCGCCGGCTGCCCGTTCGCGCCTCGTTGTCCACACGCTGTGGACGTGTGCACCGAGCGGCGGCCGGAGCCCGTGACCGTATCGGGCGGGTTCGCCGCCTGCTGGGAGATGTGATGCTCGCCGTACACGATCTGTGCAAGTCCTTCCACGGGACCGTGGCGGCCGACCGGGTCTCCTTCGAGCTGCCGTCCGGCGGCTCGCTCGGGCTGGTGGGCGAGTCCGGGTCGGGGAAGACCACGATCGCGCGCATGCTCGTCGGCCTCGTCAGGCCCGACTCCGGCAGGATCGTCGTGGACGGCCGGGAGCGTCCCGCCAAGGAGCGCGGCAAGGAGGCGAGGTTGCGCCGCGCGCGGGAGATCCAGATGGTCTTCCAGGACCCGTACGTCTCGCTCGACCCCCGGCTCACCGCGGCCCAATGCCTGCAGGCCGCGCTCCGGCTGCACGGCAAGGACCGCTCGCGCGCCCTTGACCTGCTGGACCAGGTCGGCCTCGGCGCCCGCGAGGCCGGCGCGCGGCCACATCAGCTCAGCGGGGGCCAGCGCCAGCGGCTCGCCATCGCGCGGGCGCTGGCGGTGGAGCCGTCGGTGCTGGTGCTGGACGAGGCGGTGGCCGCGCTCGACGTGTCGATCCAGGCCCAGATCCTGGAGCTGCTCGTCCAAGTACGCCGCGACTCCGGGGTGGCGCTGCTGTTCGTCAGCCACGACCTGGCGGTGGTGCGGCACCTGTGCGAGGAGACGCTGGTGCTGCATCGGGGGGTGGTGGTCGAGCGGGGGCCGGTGGAGCGGGTGCTGGCGGAGCCGGAGCACCCGTACACGCGGTTGTTGCTGGACTCGGTGCCGCGGCCCGGCTGGGACCCCGCCGACGTGATCAAGGTGTCGACTCGGCCCGGCTAGAGCTTCCACACATGGGCGTTGGCCCTGGCGAAGTCGGTGAAGTCGCGGGCCGGGCGGCCCAGCGCCTGCTGGACACCGTCGCTCACGTTCGCGTTGCGGCCGTCGAGGATCTCGGTGAACATCGCGGACAGGCTCTCCGCCTCCGCCTGGGGCACGCCGTGCGTGACGGCCGCGGCCACGTACTCCTCCGGTGTCACCCGGACGAACGAGATCTTCCTGCCGGTGGCCTGGGACAGTTCCTCGGCGGCGCGCGCGAACGTCAGCAGGCGCGGCCCGGTCAGCTCGTAGAGCTTGCCGACATGGCCGTCCTGGCTGAGCGCCGCCACCGCCACGTCGGCGATGTCGTCGACGTCCACGAACGGCTCGGGCACGTCGGCGGCGGGCAGCGCGACGACGCCCTCGCGTATCGGCTCCAGGAGGAAGTCCTCGCTGAAGTTCTGCATGAACCAGCTACAGCGGACGATCGTCCACTCGGCGCCGGACTCCTGCACGGTCACCTCACTGGCCTGCGCCTCCGGCTCGCCCCGGCCCGACAGCAGGACCAGCCGCCGCACCCCGTTGCGTACCGCGAGGTCGGTGAAGGCCTTGATGTCGTCGTACGCGCCGGGGAAGGCCAGGTCCGGGTAGTAGGCGAGGTAGACGGCCGAGACGCCGTCGAGCGCGGCCGGCCACGTGGAGCGGTCGGCCCAGTCGAAGGGCGGAGCGGAGGAGCGGGACCCGATCCGTACGGGCAGGCCGAGAGCGGTGAGCCGGTCGGCCACGCGGCGGCCGGTCTTGCCCGTGCCGCTGGTTACCAAAGTTGTCATGCGTCTAGTAAGCCGCCGTACGCGGCAGACTCTCCATGGTTGAGAAGCGCAATCCCATATGCGATCGTCTGGCCATGGACCAGCTCGCGGCATTGCTCGACGGCCCACGTGCCCGTGGCGCCTTCCTGCTCCGCGTGATTCTCGATTCACCCTGGGCGCTGCGTATCCAGGACCAGGCGCCGCTGGCGGCCACCGCGGTGGTGCGCGGGCAGGCGTGGGTGGTGCCCGACAATGGCGAGCCGGTACGCGTCGGGCCGGGCGAGGTCGTGATCAACAGGGGGCCGGAGCCGTACACGCTGGCGGACGATCCCGGCACCAAACCGCAGATCGTGATCCACCCAGGCGAGCACTGCACCACGCTCGACGGCGAGTCGCTCGCGCAGGCGATGGACCTGGGGGTGCGGACGTGGGGGGACAACCCCGACGGCGACACCGTGATGCTGACCGGCGCCTACACCATGGAAGGCGAGGTCAGCAGGCGACTGCTGGAGGCGCTGCCCCCGGTGATCGTCCAGCCCGGCGGGCCGATCGCCGCGCTGCTCGGCGCCGAGATCGTCAAGGACGAGCCCGGACAGGAGGCGGTCCTGGACCGGCTGCTCGACCTGCTGCTCATCGCGGTGCTGCGGTCGTGGTTCGCCACCCATGAGGCGCCGGCCTGGTACCGCGCCATGAGCGACCCGGTGGTCGGCAAGGCCATGCGGATGTTGCACAACAACCCCGCCCACCCGTGGACGGTCGCCGCCCTGGCCGCCGAGGTCGGCGTGTCGAGGGCGTCGCTGGCCCGGCGCTTCACCGAACTGGTCGGCGAGCCGCCGATGTCCTTCCTCACCGACTGGCGCCTCGCCCTGGCCGCCGACCTGCTGCGCGAGCCCGACGCCACGATCGGGTCCGTCGCCAGGAAGGTCGGGTACGGCAGCCCGTTCGCGCTCAGCGCGGCCTTCAAGCGCGTACGGGGGATCAGCCCTCAGGAGTACCGCGAGCGCGACGCCACGTCCGGAGCCGCCACGTGAAACCTCTGCTGCTGCTCGACGTGGACGGGGTGCTCAACCCCATGGGCCGGCCCACCCCCGACTTCCGCCGCTACCGGTGCACGATCGACGGCGAGCTCTACACCGTCCACCTCAACCCCAGGCACGGCCGCCGCCTCCTCGACCTGGCGCTGGCCACCGGGGCGGAGCTGGTCTGGGCCACCACCTGGGAGCACCACGCCAACGACTGGATCGCTCCCAGGATCGGGCTGCCCTCGCTGCCCGTCATCCCCATGACGCCGGACTTCCCGCGGTCCCCGCCGAGCGAGTACGGCGAGCTGTTCAAGACGCCGCACGTGGCGGCGTACGCCGGACGCCGCCCGTTCGTCTGGTTCGACGACCAGGTGTGGGCGGAGGACGAGGAGTATCTCAGGGTGCATCAGGGTCTGGATGATTTCCTCCTCGTCCACGTCGACCCCGCACACGGACTGACCAGCCGCCATCTGGGCATGGCACAAGAATGGCTGACCGTTCCTAAGGACTGAGCGGGAGTAATGGCTGGTGCCACGACTCCTGCCCGGCCGAACGCTCCGAACGGTGTTGAGCGTTCTGGTCGCCCGTGTTCTCGCCGCATCCGGGCGGCACGCATCGTGTGCGTGGTCCGGAAATGCGGGGACGGGGTCCCTCACCCCCAGGAACGTACGATCCGGCCTGGGCGGTCCGATGCCCCGTACGATCGCTCCGGTCGTGCGGGGGCGGTGCCGTCCGTCGCCGGATCGCATGCCCCTGGGCGCGTCTGCCGATCGCCACCGCCGCCGCGTCGTGGCGAGTCGTCGACTGATTCTTCTTGTTCTTACTGTTCTTGCCGTTCTTGCGGGTGAGTGGGGCCTGCCAATGCTGCGCGCCCCACCTGCTCGTGTACGCCGGATCCACCGCGACGATCGCGATACCGGCCGCGCTCGCCATCGAGACCAGACGGGCGCGCAGCCTAGCGGTGGGCAGGCCGGAGATCAGTTGCCGGAACCGTTTGCGGCGACCATGCTTCTCCCGCGTCTTTTCCGCCGCGAAATCCAGATCCTCGATCGCGATTGCGGCCGCCCCACACGTCTTGGCCCAGAACAGCAGCCGCGACAGGGCGTGGCGGACTTGGGCGTCGCGGTGTTCGGCCGTGCCGGACAGGTCGTAGCCGAAGTGGCGGGGGCGGCCGATCGGGTTGCCGTGGATGTCCAGGCGCCAGGCCGCCAGGTGGTCAGCGTTGGTGTCCACGGCAATCAGCCCGTGGGCGAGGGCGGCTTGCAACGGGACGGCTGGGGCGGGCAGGGTCTGCCAGGAGGCGGTCAGGTACCAGCGGCCGCGGTCGGTATCCAGGTGGATGCGGTAGGCCACAGCCCGGTTGGCCTCGATACGGTCGGCCCACTCGCTGCGCCGGTGCGCGAACCGGACCCGGGCGGACAGTACATACCGGCCGTGCGGGGCGTTGGCCAGGTGCGCCAGCGGGGCGGGCAGCTTGAGTGACACCTGGCCGTCGGGGTGACGCGGATGGTCTCGTTGCCGTACCGCTTGCCGGACTCGCCGTCGGCGGCCAGGAACCACCGCTTGGCTTCCCACCGCGCCCGCCATCCGGCCTCGTCCAACCCCGCGGCCTCGAGATAGTGCCGGTTTCTGGCTAGCCGTTTGCCGCCGCGCACGATGTGTACCCGCCCGTTCTTCCAGTCGGCCCGGGCGGCGGCCAGCCGATCGATCAGCACACGCAGGCGGCGGGACTTGGCGAACCACTCCTTACGCGAGCGGTACCCAGCCGGAGCGTCCTTGCTGCCCTTCTGACGCACCGGCGCGGACAGACGACGGGTGATCGTGGCGATCCCAGCCTCGAGGTTGTGGATGTAGGCGAGTTGGCTGCGCCGCGCCAGCGCCCACTGATCATGCGAGGCCTTGGTGATCGCTCCGGCCCAGCGCGCCGACGAGAGCTCAGTCAGTTCCCGCTTACGGGCTGCCCACCGGTCCGCGTCGTGCGCCAAGGCGTCACTGCAGCGCACCGCAAGGTCCTGCGAGGCCAGCGAGCCGAGATGCGCCCCCACCAGCCGGAGCACCGTCTCCTCCTGACCGGTCAGTCCTTTGAGCCGGTCACGAACCGCTACCCCGGGGGAAGCGGCCGCGACGTACGGTGGCGCGATTGTACGCAGCTCAGCCATGCTGGACGCTCTCCAGCGTGATATGGGCACAGCTCGTCGCCGGGCAGCAGACGCGCAAGGAGGCCACTACTGGCCGACCGGGAGCACACCGGTGTATCTGCATGACCTCCACCGATCTCTCAATACTTTACTCAGCGTGGTCGTAAGACTACAGATATTTGGCTTTCTTGGATAGAACATTTGAGCGATCGGGTTCGATGGGCTGACCCGCGCTTGCCCGTCCCTTAGGTCGGTCATCAATTCCTACGAGCTCGACGCACTTGTGCTGCCGTTGTCGACCCTTAAGGGTTTTCTCAGGGCTCTTAGCGGGAGTCATGCGACCTGGCTGTCCGTTTCCTAGGTAGGTCGTCATTCACGGAGGGATCAATATGTACCGCTCACGAGAGCACAGGATCATAGCGGGGGTCTGCGGGGGCCTCGCCGACAAGCTGGGCTGGTCGCCCACGCTCGTCCGTATCCTCTGGCTGCTCCTGTCCCTCATCCCGGGGCCGCTGTGGGTCGTCTACGTCATCATGTGGATCCTCATTCCCGAGGAGCCGAAGGGCTACCGGACGGCGTAGGCCCGCGGTCCCCAAGGTCGCTCACCCGTCGCCTGACCGAGAGGTCGGCCGGCGGGTGGTTCGCCCTAGATCCGGCCGTACTCGCGGAGGACCGTCAGCCGCTCGACGATCTGGTGGCCCTTGCCATCCAGTTCGGCCTGTCGCCATGCCATCTCGTCGCTATCGGCCCAGCTCCAGGTCAGCGGCCAGGCGCCGTCGGCCGGCAGGCCGTTGATCCAGTAGTCGAGGTTGGCGTCGATCGCTGTTCGGTCAATCACGCCGGCCAGCGTCGACCGTGGCGATGGAGCCACGTCCAGCGGCTGGAGCACATACCTCGGCCAGGCCGCGGGATCCACGTTGACCACTCGGTGCACGCCGGCGGCGAGTACCCCGGCCACCCGGGCACGCACCTGCTCCGGCAGGCGGCGGGCGGCGCCCAGCATGACGGCGCACCGGAACGCGTTCAGGTCGTCGGCGGCCGCCTCCAGCCGCTCCAGGACCGTGCTCGTGAGCTGAGCCGGCAGGTCCGCCGGCACGAGTTCGGCGTAGTCGTGGAGCACGCCGAGCAGGTCGGCGGTCGGGTTGATCCGGCTACTGTCGAAGGTCTGATCGATGCCGGCGTAGGTCCACCACGTCGCGTGCGGCGCGTCCTCGACCTCCGCGGCACGATGCTCCACACCGAACGCTCGCTGTCATAGGTCTTGAGCAGGTATTCGATGCCCTGCCGCTCCACCGGTTCGGTGGCGGGCGCGCCCACCTCGCGCAACACCGCGAACGCGACCGAGGTCGCGATCGCCGATGAGGCGGGCGTGCGCAGGTCCGGCTCCAGGCCGTGCCCGAACCCGCCGTCCGGGTTCTGGAATCGTGCCAGTTCGGCCATCACCTCGCCGGCCGAGCCGACTCGAACCAGTGCCGGAACCTGGCCCGGTCCAGCGCCCGCCCGTGGCGGAACAGGAAACTCCGCGCACGCGCGAACGCTTCCTGACTCAGCATCATCACCATGGCGCCGACGCTAACCCACCCCTGCGTGATGCCGATGAGTTTCACTGTTCCCGGCGGTCTCTATTACGAGCATGGAGAAAGGAGCGACCACATGACAACCGAACCCAAGACCCGCACCCTAGAGGTCCCCGGCGCCACTCTCGCCTACGACGTACGGGAGTCCGCGGCGAGCGCCGCGCCGATCCTGCTGATGATCGGATCGCCGATGGACGCCAGCGGGTTCACCAGCCTGGCCGAACACTTCCAGGATCGTACGGTGGTGACCTATGACCCGCGAGGGATCGGGCGGAGCAAGCGGACCGACGGCGCCGCCGAGTCGACGCCCGAGCTGCACGGCGACGACCTGCACCGGCTGATCGACGCGCTCGGCGGCGGGCCGGTGGACATCTTCGCCAGCAGCGGGGGCGCGGTCAACGGGCTGGCGCTGGTGGCCCGGCATCCGGAGCAGGTCCGCACGCTCGTGGCGCACGAGCCCCCGGCCGCCCAGGAATTGCCGGACCGGGAGCAGGCGCTGGCCGCGGTGGTGGACATCCGCCAGACGTACGAGCGGGACGGTTTCGGACCCGCGATGGCGAAGTTCATCGCGGTCACCAGCCTGCGCGGCGAGATCCCGGCTGATTTCGCCGATCTGCCCGTTCCGAACCCGGCCGACCTCGGGATGCCGACGGAAGACGACGGCTCCCGTGACGACCCGCTGTTCGGGCAGAACATCATGACGTGTACGCACTACCGCCACGATTTCGAGGCGCTGCGCGCTGCGCAGACCCGCATCGTCGTCGGCGTCGGAGCCGAATCGGAGGGCGAAATGGCCTACCGCGGGGGCGTGGCGGTCGCCGAACGGCTCGGCACGAAGCCGGTGACCTTCCCCAGCCACCACGGCGGCTTCCTCGGCGGCGAGTTCGGCTATAAGGGCGACCCGGACGCCTTCGCCGTCACGCTCCGCCAGGTCCTGTCCGAGTAGGGCGGATTCTGATCCCCGGGCAGGCGCCCCCGCTGCCCGCGCTCCCGAACGGGCCGCGCAGCGGGGTGCTGCGCGGCCGGTCAACGTCCGGTGGCCGCTGATGGTCAGTTGCCGGCGGGCGGTTGCCCCTCGGAGCCGCCGACGTCGTTCCAGGTCAGGCGTCGACGACGACGCATGGCCCGACCCGACCGGTGATCAAGGATGCCGTGAGCGACCACAGCGTTTTCTGCTTCTTCGTCTCGGCGGTCTCCTGAGAGGTCCCGGCGAACGCCATCACCAACGTCTGGTCCTCTCCGATGCGCCGGGGATCGATGTCCAGCCCGCCGTCGCGCATGCGGGCGGCCGCGTTGGAGTCCGGCCCCAGGGCCACCTGGCCGGTGGTCTTGCCTCTGGGCGGCTTGCAGTCCTTGCCGGCCGGGAGGTAGCTGATGTCGGCCCTGACGCCTTGCTTCGCCAGGTCCTGTTCCAGCTGGTCGGCGTCCTCGAACTCGTTGATCTCCACTCTGACCGTGCCGTCGGCGTTCTTGCTCACGGCGTAGGCAGGCGACTCCGTGCCCGTCAGCGACGGGACCGCGAACGCCGCCGCGGCGGCCAGCGCTGCCACCGCGCCCCCGGCGTACAGTCGGCGGGCGATGCGGTGGCGCCGTTCGGCGCGGGCCGTGATCTCGGCTTTCAGATCCATCAGCAGGTGCTCCTCGAATCTCATCCTGGTGCTCCATCCATGACGAAGGGCAGGTTCCGCAGCGTCCGGCGGGCGCGGTGCAGCCGTACCTTGGCGGCCCCTTGCCGGATGCCGAGGGCCTGCGCCGCTTCCGTGACCGTGAGCTGGTCGATGACGACCAGCTCGAGCACGGCGCGTTCGCCCTCGGGCAGCTCGGCCATGGCCTCGAAGGCCCGCCTGGCTTGCTGCTCCGCGTCGATGCGCTCTTCGAGCCTGGCGACGTCGTCGGTGTCCAGCGGGCGGCGCCCGCTCACCCGATCCGTCAGCTGGTGCTGCTTGTACGCCCGGCGCCGCTCGGCCGAGATCGTCTTGCGGGCCACTCCGTAGAGCCACGCGATCTCGGTGCCCAGTTCGGCCCGGTAGGTGTGGGCCGAGTCGAGCACCGCTACGAACACCTCGGCCACCAGATCCGCGACGGTGTGCGGATCGTCGACGCGACGGGCGAGGAAACGGGTGACCGCATCGACGTGCCGTCGGTAGAAGGCCTCGAAGGCCACAGGATCTGTGGCGATCTTCGCCTGTTTGCGACGCACCGGCCGTGCTCCCTTCGTCGATTCACATCCCTGCTTGGTGAGAACTGGAGAAAGGGTTACAAGCTTGGACCATTGTGGTGTTGAGCTGGGCATGCGCTGCTGTCCTAGATGCGCCTTATCCTCGAAGCATGAGGGCAAGGCCGCTGACACTCATTCAGGACGATCTCGTCGACTACGACACGGCGATGGAGCGCATGACCGACCTCGTCGGGCACCGCCAGCGGGACGAGCGGCCGGACACGCTCTGGCTGCTCAGCCATCCGTCCGTCTACACCATCGGCCGCCGCACGCCGCTCACCCACCTGCCCGACCCCACGCGCGGCATCCCGGTGGTCGAGACGGGCCGTGGCGGGCAGCTCACCTACCACGGGCCGGGCCAGCTCGTCGGCTACCTGATCGTCAAGCTGGATGAGGACCAGGGCATCGTCGACTACGTGCGCGAGGTGGAGCTGCGGCTGGTGGAGGCGCTGGGCAAGCTGGGCTTGCCGGCCGAGCGGCGCGACACCCCGCCGGGGTCCGAGCTGCTCACCGGCGTCTGGACCGTGGAAACCGGCCGGAAGATCATCTCGATCGGGATGCGGCAGAGCCGGGGCGTGACCAGCCACGGATTCGCGCTCAACGTGGACGGCGACCTGACGCCCTGGAACTGGGCGATCGCCTGCGGGATGCCGGACGTGGACATGACCTCGCTCAAGCGCGAGCTTGGCACGGCTTCCATGGACGAGGTCCGCACGGCCGTGGCCGCCGCCTTCGAAGCGTCCTGACGGCCGGGTCAGCTGCGCGGAAACACCTGCACGTCAGCGTTGTGCGCGCTTCCAGCCAGCTTGCCGTCACAGGTGAAGAGGGGAGCTTCCAACGCCTCGGCCAGTGCGAGGTAGGAGGCGTTGTAGGCGGTGTAGTTGTACCGCAGCTCCCACACTCGATCCGCGATCCCCTTGATCTCATAACGGGAGATTCTCAGGGCCAGATAGTCGGCTCGTGCCCTGCTCGGCCGCGGCGGAGGTCAGCTTGCCGCCCAACGCGAGCCCTCGCAGGGTGGACAAGACCTCCACATCGAGCAGGTGTGGGGCGTGGACACTTGCCTGAAGGGCGTCGAGGAGCTCTAGCGGCGCCTCGCGGCCGACCAGTGCCTCGACCATTGCCGAGGAATCGATGACGATCACCGCCTGCCCTCTGCGACAGCCTCGAGAATGTCAGCCGTCGACGGCCCCTGAGAGCGATCTTGCGTCTTCAGCCGCTTGACTATCTCCGCGTTGGTCGGACGGGCGGCGATATCGGCTAGCTCTCTGGCAACGTAAGCCGACAGGGACATGCCGGCTTCGGCGGCGCGCTCCTTCAACGACTCGGCGACCGGCTCGGGGACATCCCGAATGTAGAGGGTTGCCATGTCCAGGATGCTAGCAAGTTGCAAGCAGGTGGGTACG from Nonomuraea polychroma encodes the following:
- a CDS encoding FitA-like ribbon-helix-helix domain-containing protein encodes the protein MATLYIRDVPEPVAESLKERAAEAGMSLSAYVARELADIAARPTNAEIVKRLKTQDRSQGPSTADILEAVAEGRR